CATAATATAATCAGCAATTTGCATAGAACATTCGGTAATTTTACTCAAAGGTGGATATAGAGAACCTTTAGACAAATCTTCGGCGGAACATAGGTCTGCTAAGCGTTCAGCTGACAACAGGAACACCTCTTCTGGTATGGTTAACATACCGGAACAGAGAACGCCCAATGCAACACCAGGAAATATATACGAATTATTACCCTGGCCGGGATAGAATTTCTTGCCATTGTATTCAACGGGATTGAAGGGAGAGCCCGAAGCAAAAATACATTTACCCTTAGTGTAAGTGTAGGCTTGTTCGGCGGTACACTCAGCTTTGCTGGTGGGATTAGATAGCGCAAAAATTATGGGCATTTCATTGAATTCAGCCATCATTTCAAGAATTTCGGGGGTAAAGGCACCACCAATGGCAGCAGCACCAATTAAAACAGTAGGCCGTACAATGCGAACAACATCGGCCAATGTGTCGATGGGTTCATGAGGTTGAGCAAAACGCAATTTATGCTCAGTAAGCCCGCCAGCGGGACGATTTTGCACAATGAGACCCTTACTATCGATCATCCAGATAAGTTTCTTTGCTTCAGCCTCATCGAGTCCTTCCTTCATTAATGCCATTAAACATAAATTGGCAATACCCAAGGCAGCTTCACCAGCGCCaaagaatacaattttgttCTCACTTAATTTGGTGTTCTTGATTTTCAGTGAAGACAGCAGACCTGCAACAGCCACTGAGGCTGTACCCTGAATATCATCATTAAAAGTGCAATAGTCATTGCGGTATTTGGCCAAAAGACGGAAAGCGTTGGCATTGGCAAAGTCTTCAAATTGGATCAAACAGTTTTGGCCAAAACGACGCACAGCTGCTATCATAAATTCTTCAATAAACTCATCATACACTGGACCCGTAACACGCTTCGCACGTATGCCAATATACAGCGGATCGCTGAGAATAGATTCGGTATTGGTGCCAACATCCAAGGTAATGGGTAAACATTGACTGGGCTTAATGCCGGCCAAAGCTGtgtacaaagacaattttcccACAGGAATGCCCATACCATTGGCACCCAAATCACCCAAACCCAAAATACGTTCACCATCAGTCACCACAATAGCACGAACATCAGTTTCTGGCCAGttcttaaaaatgaaaaataaataaattagagtcatatctaataaataaaatgtacaaacTCAAACCTTCAAAATATCGTAGACATGGCCCTTATCCTTAATGGTTATGTAAAGACCTTTGGGATGTTGGAAAATTAAACTAAACTTTTGACAGGCCAAGCCCACGGTGGGTGTATACACCAATGGCATCATTTTTGCTACATCCGAAGCTAACACTTTATAGAAGAGACGTTCATTACGTTCTGCCAAAGTATTTAAGTACATGTATTTGTCCAAATCATTTTCCAAACGATCGAGCAATATTAAAGAGTGCTGCACTTGTTCATCTTCGGTTTTAACGACGGCGGGCAACAGACCTTGGATGCCCAACAATTGACGTTCTTCCAAAGTAAAAGCTAGACCCTGTAGAAAATTTCCATTAGGTTAAATTTAttaaggaaaagaaaaactttaataatatttctcaagacttttatagacggcaatattgagtattaatatttgtcaaaaacatcaacaatcaatacaaaaataattttaatactgcCCGTGTAAAcatgaaatgtatttttcaaaataatttcttgACAAACGatcattttaataacattttaaatttgaaaagtattaatactcagtattgccgtctataaaagCTATTAAGAgttgttcaaaattttagatgtatttttaatgtattcaaaatattatgactTTTTTTAATGAACGTTATAAAACAATCCTCTCTCACGTCCAAAAAAGGTTAATTAATAaacatttctataaattttagatcaaattattttcaatatttaaattttggaattgaaaATGCCCAGTTAAATTTGGTATTGTATTACATGACATCGATAAAAACCATAATATTAATGGTATAAAATTGAGTATGTATGTCTTTTTATTGCgctaaaattaattattgtatTAAACTACGGCTTTTGGTTTTCTGTTTCtagaaataatgttttaaagttttatttctaGAACCAGGAAGAGTGTCGTGTCATATTTTAGAATTAATACTTGTTATTGCAACAAATATATGATAAATTTCACCAAAgagttcaaaaaaaaacatcttgGGTCCTCCGATTTTGACCATATTCATTCAACGCATTTTAatctttattcttttaaatttcgaaaaaatttcgaagaaatttgtatgtataacaTTGCTATGGTATAACCTAGtttatacacacagcctcagatgtgagtatacaccagtgaatttcttgatttttttaagatcctaaaaatcattatattccgacttaaatcttcttttttcagaaccgaatctattattcaactcaatctccatcaaaccgaaacttttaaattttaatcgatggataagttttaggattttcattatcttaaaaaattcaaataattgtttgtgtttactcacttttgaggctcactgtatatagaGAAATTTTTCTTGCCATTATAGATGCAATAGCATTGCTGATTCATATTAATGTATCAGCTATTCTAtagtgaaaaatatatttaaaatatcacacttttaatttaaaattattcattaGTAAAAATTCGATAATTATTAGGTTAGTTATCACAATATGTAGTTCACACAATACCTTATATTTAAAGCCGTATATGCGAAGTAGTTAATTATGTATGACGTAttgattataaattaaatttgtacctTAATTATTGCGATACATTTTGGGTGTgtttcaaataattattttaaaaaagttatttttttatttattacattgtAATGGAAAAATACAATATTGTCACGTAGTTTAATGTTGTAAGAAAAGTATGACAGAACTAatagtaataaaattattaaattatttagaaacTTTACCcacattttgttttgattaaaatcCAGACAGAAAGAAGACAATAACACAAAGATTATAAAGCTATTAATCTTAAAGTgattaattacaaaatgtttgaaTTATTGCAAAACTGTTTTTAATAAGAACTTTATGGAATTTCCATAGGTATTGGAAACAAAAGAATATACAGTTGCGAACACGAATATATTAGTACCCTAGTTCAagaatttccaattatatttcagaattttctgattgtatttcagaatattccaattatatttcagaagtttcggAACTTTCTAACT
The nucleotide sequence above comes from Calliphora vicina chromosome 1, idCalVici1.1, whole genome shotgun sequence. Encoded proteins:
- the LOC135963925 gene encoding NADP-dependent malic enzyme-like, yielding MEISKLNGFECPLKKAARDRLGLWGNGDNDVPGNITGLQRLHHKKYNKGLAFTLEERQLLGIQGLLPAVVKTEDEQVQHSLILLDRLENDLDKYMYLNTLAERNERLFYKVLASDVAKMMPLVYTPTVGLACQKFSLIFQHPKGLYITIKDKGHVYDILKNWPETDVRAIVVTDGERILGLGDLGANGMGIPVGKLSLYTALAGIKPSQCLPITLDVGTNTESILSDPLYIGIRAKRVTGPVYDEFIEEFMIAAVRRFGQNCLIQFEDFANANAFRLLAKYRNDYCTFNDDIQGTASVAVAGLLSSLKIKNTKLSENKIVFFGAGEAALGIANLCLMALMKEGLDEAEAKKLIWMIDSKGLIVQNRPAGGLTEHKLRFAQPHEPIDTLADVVRIVRPTVLIGAAAIGGAFTPEILEMMAEFNEMPIIFALSNPTSKAECTAEQAYTYTKGKCIFASGSPFNPVEYNGKKFYPGQGNNSYIFPGVALGVLCSGMLTIPEEVFLLSAERLADLCSAEDLSKGSLYPPLSKITECSMQIADYIMEYAYANGLASVRPEPHDKHDFIKSQMYDLSYPSAVPEVYAWSN